Proteins encoded together in one Megalops cyprinoides isolate fMegCyp1 chromosome 20, fMegCyp1.pri, whole genome shotgun sequence window:
- the LOC118796115 gene encoding cocaine- and amphetamine-regulated transcript protein-like, whose product MVSARLFFLGVTCSVFFLLVRSDDSLEARSLQNPIKTPEEKELIEALQEVLEKLKNKRMPSAEKKLGWLPSCDAGEQCAIRKGARVGQLCGCPRGTSCNFYILKCL is encoded by the exons ATGGTCAGCGCGCGACTCTTCTTCCTCGGTGTCACCTGCTCCGTCTTCTTCTTGTTGGTGCGCAGTGATGACTCGCTGGAAGCTCGATCTCTTCAAAACCCCATCAAGACACCAGAGGAGAAGGAACTG ATTGAAGCCTTGCAAGAAGTTTTGGAAAAGCTGAAGAATAAACGAATGCCCTCTGCGGAGAAGAAGCTGGGCTGGCTACCCTCG TGCGATGCAGGGGAACAGTGCGCGATCCGCAAGGGGGCGAGAGTCGGGCAGTTGTGCGGCTGTCCGCGAGGGACGTCCTGCAACTTCTACATCCTGAAGTGTTTGTAG
- the LOC118795554 gene encoding growth arrest and DNA damage-inducible protein GADD45 beta-like — protein sequence MTLEELVGCNITDKKMENVSQALEELLVAAQRQDCLTVGVYESAKLMNVDPDSVVLCVLAADEEDEDDIALQIHFTLIQAFCCDIDINILRVSGMRRLAQVLGEPVNADSNGNEPRDLHCILVTNPHVDDLKCQALKEVGSYCEESRCKNQWIPSLALQER from the exons ATGACTCTGGAAGAACTCGTTGGATGCAACATTACTGACAAAAA GATGGAGAACGTAAGCCAGGCTTTGGAAGAACTTCTGGTGGCTGCACAGCGGCAAGACTGTCTCACCGTGGGAGTGTATGAGTCTGCAAAGCTGATGAATGT CGACCCGGACAGTGTGGTGCTTTGCGTGCTGGCAGCagacgaggaggacgaggatgaCATAGCCCTGCAGATCCACTTCACTCTCATTCAAGCTTTCTGCTGCGACATCGACATTAACATACTGCGCGTGTCCGGCATGAGGCGGCTAGCGCAAGTCCTGGGAGAACCTGTCAATGCGGACAGCAACGGCAACGAGCCGAGGGATCTGCATTGCATTCTCGTTACG AATCCACATGTTGACGATCTGAAATGCCAGGCTCTGAAGGAGGTGGGCAGTTACTGCGAAGAGAGTCGCTGCAAGAATCAGTGGATACCCTCACTTGCTCTGCAGGAGCGCTGA